The region CGGgagcgctgctgctgctgctggtggtgctgcatCTGCTGGCCGGGACTCATCATGGGGTCCATCCCGCTGTCGGAGGCCGAGAGGCGGCGGTTGGTgggctgctcctgctgcgaGTACTGGCGCCGCAGCATGCTGCCCGCCCGCTGCATGGGCAGGTTCTCCTTCTCGGCGGCACTGCGCGTCCGCTCCAGCTTGGGCCGCTTGTCCGTGGTGTCGTGCGGATCCACGATGGGGTGCTGCGAGATGTCCTGTCGTATAAACCATATAAGCCACCCTGATAAACCAAGCTCCAGCATCTACTTACGCTGCTGCCATCCGGCTCGATGCGTCGGATGAAACCATCTTGCTGGGCCGCCGTCTTGTTGATCCACTGGCCAGTCTTGGACAGCAGCTCCTGCTTCTTGCGGCACAGGATGCACACCCAAATCACCTGGAAGGAGAagtaaaaatatgaattaaaAAGATTTCTTAAGGATTAAGTTTTTGGTGATCTGACTCCAAATCCCTTTCCCATTTAAAGGAAAACCAATCAACCCACATCTTTAAGAATAATCCTTGGGTTTCCTGTATGTCCGCAAGGATTGAGGCCAATCTAGTCTACCCAGGTGCTTCAATCATTCGACAACACACACCCAAGTTTCCGGCACGTTCCGGGGAATTTACACGAGCTCCAACGACACACTTTCAAATTTTCAACTAGTCTTTGGCCATGGACGAGTTACTAAATCTGAGTTTAAGCTGCATACAGAACCCACTGGATGAATCCGAAGAGGAACTGGAGGAGGAACAGGAGGACGAGGAGTGGGACGAGGAgtgggaggaggaggcggaggaggaggagtcgGAGGAGTCGGAGGACGAGGTCGTGTTCGAGGATGGCTCCCGGTTGCTCTACTACTTCAGCCAAATTTTCCACTTTCTGAGCACAAATATCTTCATGACCACCTATGTGGAGCAGAAGGATAGTGAATACTTCGCCGGATTCAGTAATCTGCATTTTGTGTGTCCGATCCGGGAGGATCGACAGGTGAAGCGGCACCGCTTCTGCCACCTGACGGTCTGCTTCCACGCCTTCAGATCTTCCACATCGGCCTGAGGAGTGCAGGCGTGTCACAGCCAAATTGAAATTCCATTTGGCATTTGTTCGG is a window of Drosophila biarmipes strain raj3 chromosome 3R, RU_DBia_V1.1, whole genome shotgun sequence DNA encoding:
- the LOC108025201 gene encoding APC membrane recruitment protein 1, giving the protein MDELLNLSLSCIQNPLDESEEELEEEQEDEEWDEEWEEEAEEEESEESEDEVVFEDGSRLLYYFSQIFHFLSTNIFMTTYVEQKDSEYFAGFSNLHFVCPIREDRQVKRHRFCHLTVCFHAFRSSTSA